From Sporohalobacter salinus, one genomic window encodes:
- a CDS encoding HD-GYP domain-containing protein: MYLKRVKKLESGVELAKDIYTSEDKVLLKKGTELTEEYIGRLQKLGINYVYINDYNLNDVEIDNIVSENVKREAVLLAKECLESIKNKEEDQQRCNLIQAEKIINIIDDIIDDIVDAEDLVLNLKDIRKLEDELFFHLVNVAIFSLIVGNSLGYSREKLELLGVGSFLHDIGKARVPAKILNKPDKLTDDEYKEVQKHTVYGYEILWDHDKINELSSLIAYQHHERYDGSGYPEGIAGKTIHEFGRYSGHS, translated from the coding sequence ATGTATCTAAAACGAGTAAAAAAGTTAGAATCAGGAGTGGAATTAGCCAAAGATATATATACTTCTGAGGATAAAGTTTTGCTCAAAAAAGGAACAGAATTAACAGAAGAATATATTGGACGTCTACAGAAGTTAGGGATTAATTATGTTTATATTAATGATTATAATTTAAATGATGTAGAAATAGATAACATTGTATCTGAAAATGTAAAGCGGGAAGCAGTACTTCTTGCTAAGGAATGTTTGGAAAGTATAAAGAATAAAGAGGAAGACCAACAGAGATGTAATCTGATTCAAGCAGAAAAAATAATTAATATAATAGATGATATAATAGATGATATCGTTGATGCAGAAGATTTGGTTCTTAATCTTAAAGATATAAGAAAGTTAGAAGATGAGTTATTTTTTCATTTAGTTAATGTAGCTATATTTTCATTGATTGTTGGTAATAGTTTAGGTTATAGTAGAGAAAAGCTAGAACTTTTGGGTGTTGGAAGTTTTTTACATGATATTGGAAAGGCTAGAGTTCCTGCAAAAATTTTGAATAAACCTGATAAGTTAACTGATGATGAATATAAGGAAGTTCAGAAACATACAGTTTATGGCTACGAAATTCTTTGGGATCATGATAAGATAAATGAATTATCGTCATTAATTGCTTATCAGCATCATGAACGATATGATGGTTCAGGTTATCCAGAGGGAATAGCAGGGAAAACAATTCACGAATTTGGGCGGTATAGTGGCCATAGCTGA
- a CDS encoding metal ABC transporter ATP-binding protein → MNKVITVNNLSFAYEEKTILKDINLQVNKGDFLAFIGPNGSGKSTLLKLLLGLLKADQGEIKLLKTKINNFTDWTKIGYIPQNIKNFNNSFPATVKEIIGSNLYSQMNFFKLLTANLEKKIDKVLKLVNMLNYKESLIGNLSGGQQQRIFIARTLVTEPEIIFLDEPLTGVDANTQNELYQLLTKLNQKLRITITMVSHDLNSVNKYANRIISVNNCQLSVKKQLREEGKC, encoded by the coding sequence ATGAACAAAGTAATTACAGTTAATAATTTATCCTTTGCTTATGAAGAAAAAACTATTTTAAAAGATATAAATTTACAAGTCAATAAAGGAGACTTTCTTGCTTTTATTGGCCCTAACGGTTCTGGAAAAAGCACTTTATTAAAGCTATTATTAGGACTGTTAAAAGCAGATCAGGGGGAAATAAAGTTATTAAAAACTAAAATAAATAACTTTACCGATTGGACTAAGATAGGTTATATCCCCCAAAATATCAAGAATTTTAATAACAGTTTTCCGGCTACTGTCAAAGAAATCATCGGCTCCAATCTCTATTCACAGATGAATTTCTTTAAATTATTGACAGCTAATTTAGAAAAGAAAATTGATAAAGTATTAAAACTAGTTAATATGCTAAATTATAAAGAAAGCCTAATTGGTAATTTATCCGGAGGTCAACAACAACGAATATTTATTGCTCGAACTTTAGTTACTGAACCAGAAATTATCTTTTTGGATGAACCGCTTACAGGCGTAGATGCTAATACCCAAAATGAATTATATCAATTACTAACTAAATTAAACCAAAAGTTAAGGATTACAATAACTATGGTTTCTCATGATCTAAACTCTGTAAATAAATATGCTAATAGAATTATCTCAGTTAATAACTGTCAACTTTCTGTCAAAAAACAGTTGAGGGAGGAAGGAAAATGTTAG
- a CDS encoding metal ABC transporter substrate-binding protein translates to MFNFKQYFNLVILFLVIGLILGITNPVISQQKLTAYVSFYPLYDTANKIGGNQININLVIPNGAEAHSYKPSPQKIAQLEKADIFFYNGVGLEPWANKAVQNLKQSNVETVNVSQNIDLIPLASQHNAKDNHGQYDPHIWLDPVNMKKIAKLMTKRFSKLDPKHKEVYKQNFDQYARKIDKLHHKYKTTLTNNQQEYILVSHAAFGYLTNRYGLKQIAVTGIEPHEKPSPKALTHLIKEANKHDLNYIFMETLSSPRTVNVLAQEANLEILTLNTIAGLTKTEQKNNKDYFSLMRDNLNNLKKAVKTK, encoded by the coding sequence ATGTTTAATTTCAAACAATACTTTAACTTAGTAATTCTATTTTTAGTTATTGGATTAATATTAGGAATAACTAATCCAGTAATAAGTCAACAAAAATTGACTGCCTATGTCAGCTTCTATCCTTTATATGATACAGCAAATAAAATAGGTGGTAATCAAATAAATATTAATTTAGTAATTCCTAACGGAGCAGAAGCACATAGCTATAAACCATCTCCTCAAAAAATAGCTCAATTAGAAAAAGCAGATATCTTCTTTTATAATGGGGTTGGACTTGAACCCTGGGCAAATAAAGCAGTTCAAAACCTTAAACAGTCTAATGTAGAAACAGTAAATGTAAGCCAAAATATTGATTTAATTCCTCTTGCAAGTCAACATAATGCAAAAGATAACCATGGGCAATACGATCCCCATATCTGGTTAGACCCCGTTAATATGAAAAAAATTGCTAAGTTAATGACAAAAAGGTTTAGTAAATTAGATCCTAAACATAAGGAAGTTTATAAACAAAACTTCGATCAATATGCTCGCAAAATTGATAAACTTCATCACAAATATAAAACAACATTAACTAACAATCAACAAGAATATATTTTAGTCTCACATGCTGCTTTTGGTTATTTGACCAATCGCTATGGATTAAAACAGATAGCAGTTACCGGAATCGAACCTCACGAAAAGCCATCACCAAAAGCTCTAACCCATTTGATTAAAGAAGCAAACAAACATGACCTAAATTATATTTTCATGGAGACATTATCTAGTCCAAGAACAGTTAATGTCTTAGCTCAAGAAGCAAATCTTGAAATATTAACACTTAATACCATCGCCGGACTAACTAAGACAGAACAGAAAAATAATAAAGATTATTTTTCATTAATGAGAGATAATCTTAATAATTTAAAGAAGGCAGTGAAAACTAAATGA
- the argB gene encoding acetylglutamate kinase, with protein MDTLIKKADILVEALPYMRKFHNKTVVIKYGGSAMVNDEIKESVMEDITLLKYVGVNPVVVHGGGPVINKTLDRFDIESEFYEGLRITTKEIMEVVEMVLVGRVNKEIVSLANRFGSKSIGISGKDGNLIQAEDYQVDDDIDLGYVGQVKEINPEVLDNLIDSGFLPIVSPIGVGPQGESYNINADLVAGQIASALSADKLILLTNVEGILGEKDNKDTLLSSLTIDEAEDMMEAGKIAGGMIPKVNSCINALQGGVRRTHILDGRISHSLLLEIFTDRGIGTMITN; from the coding sequence GTGGATACTTTAATTAAAAAAGCAGATATACTAGTTGAAGCGCTACCTTATATGCGTAAATTTCATAATAAGACAGTAGTAATTAAGTACGGTGGTAGTGCTATGGTCAATGATGAGATTAAAGAATCAGTAATGGAGGATATTACACTACTTAAGTATGTAGGAGTTAATCCAGTAGTTGTTCACGGTGGTGGCCCGGTGATTAATAAGACTTTAGATAGATTTGATATTGAGAGTGAATTTTATGAAGGGCTTAGAATTACTACTAAAGAGATTATGGAAGTTGTAGAGATGGTTTTAGTAGGTCGAGTGAATAAAGAGATTGTTTCATTGGCTAACCGTTTTGGTAGTAAATCTATTGGTATTTCTGGTAAGGATGGAAATTTAATTCAAGCAGAAGATTATCAAGTAGATGATGATATAGATTTAGGTTATGTAGGGCAGGTAAAAGAAATTAATCCCGAAGTATTAGATAATCTAATAGATAGTGGTTTTTTACCGATTGTATCACCAATTGGTGTTGGTCCTCAAGGGGAAAGTTATAATATTAATGCTGATTTAGTTGCCGGACAGATCGCCTCAGCTTTAAGTGCTGATAAATTAATTCTGTTGACAAATGTAGAAGGAATCTTAGGAGAAAAAGATAATAAAGATACTCTGCTTTCTTCGCTAACAATAGATGAAGCAGAGGATATGATGGAAGCAGGAAAGATAGCCGGTGGAATGATTCCTAAAGTAAATTCTTGTATTAATGCATTGCAAGGAGGAGTGAGGAGAACACATATTTTGGATGGTAGGATATCTCATTCCCTACTTCTGGAGATTTTTACTGATAGAGGGATTGGGACGATGATAACTAATTAA
- the putP gene encoding sodium/proline symporter PutP, which produces MIQIQTILAFIIYFIFMMSIGIYFYKRTVDVEDYLLGGRGLGSWVTALSAQASDMSGWLLMGLPGAVYLGGVEQAWIAIGLFVGTYLNWKFVSGRLRVYTQKTDAITLASFFEERFQDPTGLLRIISALITLLFFTIYASSGLVAAGKLFESVFSVKYATAVLIGTFVIMLYTFLGGFLAVCWTDLIQGLLMVSTIVIVPILAYDVVGGVQGIKTAALAKGASLSLFPDDSSMSIMGIISAVAWGLGYFGQPHILARFMGIKSVKKVPEAMRIAVIWVFISLSGSVIIGLISMPMFDNLSGGNQEKVFIYMIDKLFNPWVGGILLAAILAAIMSTIDSQLLVLSSTLTEDFYKKIKKDTSEKELMYVGRISVLVTSVIALFLALNPDNTVLGLVAYAWGGFGAAFGPIVLFALFSKKTSWKSALSGMIVGTIVLIVWKEFDLGTIIFGSSLYEIVPGFIANVLTIYLANLVVGEEDIEILTEFDEVTERMNNV; this is translated from the coding sequence ATGATTCAGATTCAAACAATATTAGCTTTTATAATTTATTTTATTTTCATGATGTCAATTGGAATTTACTTTTATAAGAGAACTGTTGATGTTGAAGATTACTTATTAGGTGGAAGAGGTCTAGGTAGCTGGGTTACAGCATTATCTGCTCAGGCAAGTGATATGAGTGGTTGGTTGCTTATGGGGCTGCCGGGGGCTGTTTACTTAGGAGGAGTAGAACAGGCCTGGATTGCTATTGGGCTTTTTGTAGGTACTTATCTGAATTGGAAGTTTGTTTCTGGTAGACTTAGAGTTTATACTCAAAAGACTGATGCAATAACTTTAGCCTCTTTTTTTGAGGAAAGGTTTCAAGATCCTACAGGTTTGCTGCGAATTATATCAGCTTTAATCACATTATTATTTTTTACAATCTATGCATCTTCTGGATTAGTAGCAGCAGGAAAGCTCTTTGAATCAGTATTTAGCGTTAAGTATGCTACGGCAGTATTAATTGGTACTTTTGTAATTATGTTATATACTTTTTTAGGAGGGTTTTTAGCTGTTTGTTGGACTGATTTAATTCAGGGGCTATTGATGGTTTCAACAATAGTAATTGTACCTATTTTAGCCTATGATGTCGTTGGAGGGGTTCAAGGAATTAAGACTGCAGCATTAGCTAAAGGAGCTTCTTTAAGTCTATTTCCTGATGATAGTAGTATGTCTATTATGGGGATCATTTCAGCTGTAGCCTGGGGATTAGGTTATTTTGGCCAGCCCCATATTTTAGCTAGGTTCATGGGGATAAAATCAGTAAAAAAAGTTCCTGAAGCTATGCGAATAGCCGTCATTTGGGTTTTTATTTCGCTAAGTGGATCAGTTATTATTGGTTTAATTTCTATGCCAATGTTTGATAATCTATCAGGTGGAAATCAGGAGAAAGTTTTTATCTATATGATAGATAAGTTGTTCAATCCTTGGGTTGGTGGAATATTATTAGCAGCTATTTTGGCAGCTATTATGTCTACTATTGATTCTCAATTGTTAGTTTTATCTTCCACTTTAACTGAAGATTTTTATAAAAAGATTAAAAAAGATACTTCTGAAAAAGAACTAATGTATGTTGGGAGAATTTCAGTTTTAGTGACTTCAGTTATAGCTCTCTTTTTAGCTTTAAATCCTGATAATACAGTATTGGGCTTAGTAGCTTATGCTTGGGGAGGATTTGGAGCTGCATTTGGTCCAATTGTTCTATTTGCTCTATTTTCTAAAAAGACAAGCTGGAAGTCAGCTTTATCTGGAATGATTGTTGGAACTATTGTTTTGATTGTTTGGAAAGAGTTTGATTTAGGAACAATTATATTTGGTAGTTCCTTATATGAAATAGTACCTGGTTTTATTGCTAATGTTTTAACTATTTATCTTGCTAATTTAGTTGTTGGTGAGGAAGATATCGAAATTCTGACTGAGTTTGATGAAGTAACAGAAAGAATGAATAATGTTTAA
- a CDS encoding spore germination protein codes for MWQQIKKWLEDKYIATQNSKENTANVFFNSLNKNTKLIKEKLNNIDDIRFREIKPTDKNNNQIQMTLVYITDLVDKEVINNHILKPILSHQQNLDLKMLTEKKDAEILKNQIIDAKNITKIDKISKAIDELLIGKSLLLINQNSYVLSIPTQGWKERNVSEPKTERTIRGPDVSFMENIKTNTGLIRRRIKSNKLKIEPFIKGSQTKTKINIMYIKGYANEKIVKEVKKRLESIEVAAIQGAQHILELIEDNPLSPFETVFITQRPDVITAGLLEGRIAILTDGSPSVLTVPKLFMENLISPEDYYSRFYYTFIIRVIRFAAFIVSTILPALYISILGFHQQVLPMTLVNSVYTAREGVPFPIAIEMTTFGIFFEGIKEAGVRIPSGLGSTITIVGALILGQAAINAGFLSPDGVIVGALTGIAVFIIPTVEFNNTLLILRLLFTVAASISGFYGITILLLLIIMHLTSLRSFGVPYMQPLAPLQLTDLRDFFMRVPYLLMNTQPKSLENKNQIRQSNQPSKRFFFKYKLKEED; via the coding sequence ATGTGGCAGCAAATAAAAAAGTGGCTTGAAGATAAATACATAGCAACTCAGAATTCAAAAGAAAATACTGCTAATGTGTTCTTCAATAGTCTTAACAAAAATACAAAATTAATAAAAGAAAAACTAAATAATATCGACGATATCCGATTTAGAGAAATCAAACCGACCGATAAAAATAATAATCAGATTCAGATGACCTTAGTTTATATCACTGATTTAGTAGATAAAGAAGTAATTAATAACCACATTTTAAAACCAATATTATCTCATCAGCAGAATTTAGATCTAAAAATGTTGACAGAAAAAAAAGATGCCGAAATCCTCAAAAATCAAATTATAGACGCTAAAAATATAACTAAGATAGATAAAATATCCAAAGCAATTGACGAACTTTTAATCGGTAAATCACTCTTGCTTATTAATCAAAACTCTTACGTATTAAGTATTCCTACGCAAGGATGGAAAGAAAGAAATGTCTCTGAACCAAAAACTGAACGAACTATCCGTGGTCCTGATGTTTCTTTTATGGAAAATATCAAAACTAATACTGGATTAATTAGAAGAAGAATTAAAAGCAATAAGTTAAAAATAGAACCATTCATCAAAGGCAGTCAAACCAAAACTAAAATAAATATTATGTACATTAAAGGTTACGCCAATGAAAAAATAGTTAAAGAAGTAAAGAAACGGCTAGAAAGCATTGAAGTAGCTGCAATTCAAGGAGCCCAACATATACTAGAATTGATTGAAGATAATCCATTATCCCCTTTTGAAACAGTATTTATAACTCAGCGCCCTGATGTAATAACAGCAGGGCTATTAGAAGGACGGATAGCTATTTTAACTGACGGATCACCTTCAGTACTAACAGTTCCTAAACTATTTATGGAAAATTTAATCAGTCCTGAAGATTATTATAGTCGTTTCTATTATACTTTTATTATCAGAGTAATCAGATTCGCTGCCTTTATAGTCAGTACTATCCTACCAGCATTATATATTTCAATTCTGGGATTTCACCAACAAGTATTGCCAATGACATTGGTTAATTCAGTCTATACTGCCCGGGAAGGAGTTCCATTCCCTATTGCTATTGAAATGACAACCTTTGGCATCTTTTTTGAGGGAATTAAAGAAGCCGGAGTTAGAATTCCCAGCGGCTTAGGATCTACAATAACTATTGTCGGCGCCTTAATCTTAGGCCAAGCAGCAATCAATGCTGGTTTTTTGAGCCCGGATGGAGTCATTGTCGGAGCGCTAACTGGTATTGCCGTTTTTATAATTCCTACAGTAGAATTTAATAATACTTTATTGATACTTAGATTACTATTTACCGTAGCAGCTAGTATCTCCGGTTTTTACGGTATAACTATATTACTTCTGCTAATTATAATGCACTTAACTAGCCTAAGGTCATTTGGAGTTCCTTATATGCAGCCGCTAGCTCCATTACAGCTTACAGATTTAAGAGATTTCTTTATGCGAGTACCATATTTATTAATGAATACACAGCCCAAATCACTAGAAAACAAAAATCAAATCCGTCAGAGCAATCAACCCAGCAAAAGATTCTTCTTTAAATATAAATTAAAAGAAGAAGATTAA
- a CDS encoding GerAB/ArcD/ProY family transporter, which produces MKTKISTYQTTLLLIITILATATLFLPELIIKQAKEDSWLTVILLIGFAGLISLIYTLLIKRMGTTDLITFTYQTLGKILTIPLGLNLIVYFLITSGFIIRQTSEVLIGIYMPETPLWFFILTNLLVTTAFVYHGLEVIARSFEIMFYLFLISFLIIFLMIIPEISLDFLKPVLANGIKPVLKGVYPGLPFFSELFSILILAPQMTNYKQAGKSLATAIGFIGSFLLITILATLLLFGTKLASNLTFPLLSIHRYAKLGFLERLDPLFLFYWVGGGIFKAAIFLYIGVYIGQKLLRLSTYYTLIPFALPLVFYIAFYFFQDTTEMINIITSDIPYYLFLQVFFPLILLIISLIRGIKTNEAS; this is translated from the coding sequence ATGAAAACAAAAATATCTACTTATCAAACAACTTTATTATTAATAATCACTATTTTAGCTACAGCCACTCTCTTTTTGCCAGAACTAATAATTAAACAAGCCAAAGAGGATTCCTGGCTAACAGTCATATTATTAATTGGATTCGCGGGACTAATTAGTCTAATCTATACACTGTTAATCAAAAGAATGGGGACTACTGATTTAATAACATTTACCTACCAGACATTAGGTAAGATATTAACAATCCCCCTCGGATTGAATTTAATAGTTTATTTTCTTATCACCAGTGGATTTATTATTCGCCAAACATCAGAAGTTTTGATTGGAATTTACATGCCAGAAACCCCTCTCTGGTTCTTTATTTTAACTAATCTTTTGGTAACAACAGCCTTTGTTTATCATGGACTGGAGGTTATCGCACGTTCTTTTGAAATAATGTTTTATCTCTTTCTAATTTCTTTTTTAATTATATTCCTAATGATTATTCCTGAGATTTCCTTAGACTTTCTAAAACCGGTATTAGCTAACGGTATCAAACCGGTTCTTAAGGGAGTTTATCCTGGATTACCGTTTTTCAGTGAACTATTCTCAATCTTAATATTAGCACCACAAATGACTAACTACAAGCAAGCAGGTAAATCTTTAGCTACAGCTATTGGATTTATCGGTAGTTTTCTTTTAATCACTATCCTTGCAACTTTATTGTTATTTGGAACAAAATTAGCTAGTAATTTAACCTTTCCTTTATTATCAATTCATAGATATGCCAAGTTAGGATTTTTAGAACGGTTAGACCCGCTGTTTCTATTTTATTGGGTCGGAGGCGGAATCTTTAAGGCAGCTATTTTTCTTTATATTGGAGTCTATATTGGACAGAAATTACTAAGGTTGTCTACATACTATACTTTAATCCCTTTTGCTTTGCCGCTTGTTTTTTATATTGCTTTTTATTTCTTTCAAGACACAACAGAGATGATTAATATCATAACTTCAGACATACCCTATTACCTATTTCTTCAAGTATTTTTTCCACTAATATTACTAATTATCAGTCTAATAAGGGGGATTAAGACCAATGAAGCCAGCTAA
- a CDS encoding metal ABC transporter permease, with protein sequence MLEILSYSFMQRAFVVGNIIGVICPLIGTFLVLKRLALIGHTLSHVALAGVALGMFLGIYPVYMALIISIIAALGIEKLRQNYKDYAELSLSIILAAGLGVATILISLINGNSSIFSYLFGSISLVTNQDLFIILPLGFIIIGIINYFYYGFFAITFNEEEAKLAGIPVKSLNILFMILVSITVSLSMRIIGGLLVSSLITIPVATGLQISTSFKETIKYSIIFSLLAVNFGLILSFYQDLAPGGTIILISVIYLLGALGYKKIKTSLNDSQENTLESKIN encoded by the coding sequence ATGTTAGAAATTCTAAGTTATTCCTTCATGCAGCGAGCCTTCGTAGTCGGAAATATTATTGGAGTCATATGTCCATTAATTGGAACATTTTTAGTATTAAAGCGTCTAGCTCTAATCGGCCATACCCTTTCCCACGTAGCCTTAGCTGGTGTAGCTTTAGGAATGTTTTTAGGTATCTATCCTGTTTATATGGCACTTATAATCTCAATTATAGCTGCTTTAGGTATCGAGAAGTTAAGACAAAACTACAAGGATTATGCAGAATTATCCCTATCAATAATTCTAGCTGCTGGCCTCGGAGTAGCAACTATCTTAATCAGCTTAATCAATGGTAATTCAAGTATCTTTAGTTATTTATTCGGCAGTATATCTTTAGTTACTAATCAAGATTTATTCATTATACTACCGCTAGGCTTTATAATCATAGGAATTATTAACTACTTTTATTACGGATTTTTTGCTATTACTTTCAATGAAGAGGAAGCTAAACTAGCAGGAATTCCAGTCAAAAGTCTTAATATTCTATTTATGATTCTAGTCTCAATTACTGTATCGCTATCTATGAGAATCATTGGGGGCTTATTAGTATCCTCATTAATTACTATTCCAGTAGCAACTGGCCTGCAAATATCAACTAGCTTTAAAGAAACAATTAAATACAGCATTATCTTTAGTCTACTAGCAGTGAATTTCGGATTAATTCTCTCCTTTTATCAAGACTTAGCCCCAGGCGGAACTATTATTTTAATTAGTGTAATTTACTTGCTGGGAGCATTAGGATATAAAAAAATAAAAACTTCCCTTAATGATTCACAGGAAAATACACTGGAATCAAAAATTAACTAA
- a CDS encoding aspartate aminotransferase family protein has product MLKEEIIQSNKDYFMDVFSGRVPIVVDKGEGIKIYDKEGNEYLDFLAGIAVNALGHSHPKVNEAIKEQVDKVIHCSNIYYIEPQAKLNKLLVENSVGDKVFYGNSGAEANEGAIKLARKYFKVQNKDRYEVITTTKSFHGRTLATIAATGQEKYQKSFIPLPEGFKAVPYNDLEALKEAVSDQTAAIMVEPIQGEGGINVATQKYLQGVRQLCDKEGILLILDEIQTGLGRTGKLFGYEHYGIEPDIFSLAKALGNGVPVSAFLAKEEVANAFKPGDHGSTFGGNPLACAAAYSTLSTILDENLVEHAARIGNYFQTRLQDLVEKYDIVDSVRGKGLIIGLEVNIDANEIVNTAFEKGLLINAVSDTTLRFVPPLIVQENDIDQAVGILEEIIAEKN; this is encoded by the coding sequence ATGCTAAAAGAGGAGATTATTCAGTCTAATAAAGATTATTTTATGGATGTCTTTAGTGGCAGAGTACCGATTGTAGTCGATAAGGGAGAAGGAATTAAAATTTATGATAAGGAAGGTAATGAGTATCTTGATTTTTTAGCGGGAATTGCCGTTAATGCTTTAGGCCACAGCCATCCTAAGGTTAATGAAGCAATTAAGGAGCAAGTAGATAAAGTAATTCACTGTAGTAATATTTATTATATTGAACCGCAGGCTAAATTAAATAAATTATTAGTTGAAAATTCGGTCGGCGATAAAGTTTTTTACGGTAATAGCGGAGCAGAAGCCAATGAAGGAGCAATTAAGTTAGCACGTAAATACTTTAAAGTTCAAAATAAGGATCGTTATGAAGTGATTACAACTACTAAATCTTTTCACGGTAGGACTTTGGCAACAATAGCAGCCACTGGTCAGGAGAAGTATCAAAAGTCATTTATACCATTGCCAGAAGGTTTTAAAGCTGTACCTTATAATGATCTAGAAGCGTTAAAAGAAGCGGTTTCTGACCAGACTGCTGCTATTATGGTTGAGCCGATTCAGGGCGAAGGCGGTATTAATGTAGCTACTCAAAAGTACTTACAGGGAGTTAGACAGTTATGTGATAAGGAAGGCATCTTGCTTATTTTAGATGAAATTCAGACAGGCTTAGGACGTACGGGTAAGCTCTTTGGTTATGAACATTATGGTATTGAACCGGATATTTTTAGTTTAGCTAAGGCTTTAGGCAATGGTGTACCGGTCAGTGCTTTTTTGGCTAAAGAAGAAGTAGCTAATGCATTTAAGCCTGGGGATCACGGTTCTACTTTCGGCGGAAATCCTCTAGCTTGTGCTGCTGCTTATTCAACACTTAGCACTATCTTAGATGAGAACTTAGTTGAACATGCAGCTCGGATAGGAAATTATTTTCAGACTAGGCTGCAGGATTTAGTTGAAAAGTATGATATAGTAGACAGTGTCCGTGGTAAAGGATTGATAATTGGACTTGAAGTTAATATTGATGCAAATGAAATAGTTAATACAGCTTTCGAGAAAGGTTTATTGATTAATGCTGTTAGTGATACGACACTGCGTTTTGTACCGCCGCTGATTGTCCAAGAGAATGATATTGATCAGGCTGTTGGAATTTTAGAGGAAATAATTGCTGAAAAGAATTAG
- a CDS encoding Ger(x)C family spore germination protein: MKPAKTITIFLILALVITLSGCWSNREFDTLALVKGVGIDMAQKKDRIKFTVQLTTPQQDSGGGQSSGNSGKKGQAQSVWTTSTTGYSIFEANRNLVKTLGRKPFYPHSEIYIIGEKLARQGIKPYIDFFNRDPEIRRQTYIIIAKGEAENILKAPHEVESIPAAAIKQIIAGQNITGTIHPVDLRKFTISLLSDTMAPVTAAIELKKASPQTKDKSDKKNLIYVSGAAMFKEDKLVAWLTRKETRGLNWIKKPSEIAGPILIKTPNENKKITIEVTEATSNIEPQLKNGKFKMKVEINAKGNITEATVRRYNITKSYNLPHLNNRFAQVIRNEIINALKKSQQYQADIFGFGEKIYNKYPDEFEKIKDNWNQTYANLPVKIIVKANIRRMGLIKKSIATYK; the protein is encoded by the coding sequence ATGAAGCCAGCTAAAACTATCACTATCTTTCTAATCCTAGCTTTAGTAATTACCTTAAGCGGCTGCTGGAGCAACCGTGAATTTGATACTTTAGCCCTAGTTAAAGGTGTCGGCATCGATATGGCCCAAAAAAAAGACCGAATCAAATTCACTGTTCAGTTAACTACTCCTCAACAAGATAGTGGAGGTGGTCAATCCAGTGGAAATAGCGGAAAAAAAGGGCAAGCACAGTCCGTCTGGACTACATCCACTACCGGCTACTCAATATTTGAAGCTAATCGTAACTTAGTTAAAACATTAGGCCGCAAACCATTCTATCCTCATTCTGAAATTTATATTATCGGCGAAAAATTAGCTCGCCAAGGAATTAAACCTTATATAGATTTCTTTAATCGCGATCCAGAAATCCGCCGCCAAACTTATATAATAATTGCTAAAGGAGAAGCTGAAAACATCTTAAAAGCACCACATGAAGTCGAATCAATCCCCGCTGCAGCTATCAAACAAATTATTGCTGGCCAAAACATCACCGGAACTATCCACCCAGTCGATTTGAGAAAATTTACCATTTCTCTACTTAGTGATACGATGGCTCCAGTTACAGCTGCTATAGAATTAAAAAAAGCTTCCCCACAAACGAAAGATAAAAGTGATAAGAAGAATTTAATCTATGTTAGCGGTGCAGCTATGTTTAAGGAAGATAAGCTAGTTGCCTGGCTAACTAGAAAAGAAACCCGAGGACTAAACTGGATAAAAAAGCCCTCTGAAATTGCTGGACCTATCTTAATTAAAACGCCAAATGAAAATAAAAAAATCACTATCGAAGTAACTGAAGCTACCTCTAATATAGAACCACAACTTAAAAATGGAAAATTCAAGATGAAGGTAGAAATTAATGCCAAAGGCAACATTACCGAAGCTACAGTTCGCAGATATAATATTACTAAATCATATAATCTCCCCCACTTAAATAACCGCTTTGCTCAGGTAATTAGAAATGAAATTATTAATGCCTTAAAGAAAAGCCAGCAATATCAGGCCGATATTTTCGGTTTTGGAGAAAAAATCTATAATAAGTATCCAGATGAATTTGAAAAAATAAAGGATAATTGGAATCAAACCTATGCTAATTTACCAGTTAAAATTATAGTTAAAGCTAATATTAGACGAATGGGGCTAATTAAAAAAAGTATTGCAACTTATAAATAG